The genomic DNA AGTGGTTGGAACTTTTAGTTCATCAGTCATTATTATTACCTATTCTCAATTGAATGCTTTATCCGACTAATCGGGGCATTCTGCTTTCTATATAGGCCAGCCGGTTGTCTCCGGCGGTCTTAAAAAAACATGTTAATATTCATACAACAAAAACTAAACCAACCCCCCACCCGCCAATATTGCAGGTCGAAGATAGATTCAGCTATTTTGTTCTACATTTTGCTTGATACAAACTCACGCGCTGCTTCAAACACGGCCTCTATATCCGAATCCGTTGTATCTATCAAGTAGGCATTTTCAGCTTTTTTCAGCGGCGAAGCAGAGCGATTTATATCTCTTTGATCACGGTCTTTAAGATCTTTGAGAATTTCTGCCAACTGTTCAGGGGTGCCATTTTCACCATATTCTTCCAAAAACCGCCGTTTTGCGCGGGTTTCGACATCCGCTGTTATGAATATTTTTATGGGCGCTTCCGGACAAATTACCGTACCGATGTCCCGCCCATCAAGGATTGCACCAACTTTATCTGGCGGAGGATTATTGGCAAAATGGCGCTGGAAGTTTAGTAAAGTGCTTCTGACAGCGGCGATTTGCGCCACTTTTGAAGCAGCAACACCAATTGATTCGGTTCTTAGTTCGGGGTTTGAAAAATCAGTATCGCTGATTTTTTCCGCGGCTTTTAATGCATCCAATTCATTTTCCGGATCACCACCGTCTTGAAGCACATTCCACCCCACGGCCCGGTAGAGTATCCCAGTATCCAGCAGAGCAAGATTAAAATGGCTGGCAAGGCGTCGCGCCAAAGTCCCTTTACCTGATGCGGCGGGACCATCGAGGGCAATTACGATTTTTTTTCCTCTTTGATCGTCCTGTTTCATGGATGGATATTTGCTCCTACTGAATTCATAAGGTCAACAAATCCGGGAAAACTGGTTTCTATAACGGAACCATCGTCAATAGTAACAGAATTTTCAGCGCATAATCCAAGCACAAGAAAAGACATTGCAATTCGATGATCAAGCGAAGTTTTGATAGGGATTGTTCCTTTGGCAATGGAATTCGATACAGTCATGCCGTCATCATGTTCTTCGACATCAATCCCACAGGATTTAAGGCCCTTTACCATTATAGCAATCCGGTCTGATTCCTTAACCCTTAATTCTTCTATACCTCGCATAACTGTATTTCCGGCAGCATATGTGGCAGCAATGCATAGAACGGGATATTCATCAATCATTGATGGGGCACGCTCGGGCGGGACTGTTATTCCAGTAAGTTCTGAATATTTAACATGAATATCGGCAACATCCTCACCACATTCCTGACGTTCATTTTCAAATTTTATATCCCCACCCATCTCAATCAGCGTTTTGAACAGGCCTGTTCTTGCCGGATTAATGCCGACATTACGGATTAATATATCGGACCCTTCTTTTATCAGTGCTGCAACAATTAAAAAAGACGCTGATGAAGGATCTGCAGGAACGGCCATTTTTCGTGGGGTTAGTTCTGACTGGCCGGTTACTTGAATATTTTCGCCATCTATTTTAATTGGTACGCCGAAATATTTGAAAATTCTTTCTGAATGATCCCGGGTCGGTATTGTTTCAATAACAGTTGTAATGCCAGGTGTATTAAGTCCTGCGAGCATTATTGCCGATTTTACCTGTGCGGAAGCGACAGGAAGTTTATAAGAAATCGGCAATGGCATTTTAGCGCCTTTAACTGTAATTGGCAGGGTGCCATTCTCATTTCCGGAAAAGTGAGAACCAAATTCGGTAAGTGGAATTGTGACCCTCTTCATTGGTCTGGAGCATAGCGATTCGTCACCGGTGAATGTTACCGTGATTGGATGGGTGGCAACAAGCCCCATAAGCAGTCGAACACCCGTTCCGCTATTACCCATGTCCAGTGCCTTATTGGGCTGTTTTAATCCACCAATGCCTACGCCATGAATATGCCAGACATTTTTGTCATCCTTATATATATCGGCGCCAAGCTCCCTGAGTGCGGCGGCAGTTCCCAGAACATCCTCCCCTTCCAGCAATCCGGTAACAGTGCTTTCTCCTACCGCCAGTGCACCCATAATCAAGGATCTGTGAGAAATGGATTTATCGCCTGGAACAGTAATTATTCCCTTTAGAGCTCCCGAATTTGATGATGTAAGCTGATTCATATTCACCTGATTTTTAGCATCCAGTTTAAAGTCTGTGCTGAGATAACATATATTTTTAAAAAAGTGTCACTTTTTTGTCTTGCATTACGAATAATTATTTCTATTTTGTCCGGAAAGATTGTGATTTTGTCATAATAGGCTTTGACACTCGCCTTATAAAGTGGCAAATGATGTTTTTTTACGTAATGATGAACTGCAGGTTCTAAGGAGAATTACTTTGGCAAAAGCTGAATGGGGCGAAAAACGTCAATGCCCGAAATGTGGTACAAGGTTTTACGATCTGGGCGAAGATGAGCCGATTGTTTGTATTTC from Emcibacteraceae bacterium includes the following:
- the cmk gene encoding (d)CMP kinase, which encodes MKQDDQRGKKIVIALDGPAASGKGTLARRLASHFNLALLDTGILYRAVGWNVLQDGGDPENELDALKAAEKISDTDFSNPELRTESIGVAASKVAQIAAVRSTLLNFQRHFANNPPPDKVGAILDGRDIGTVICPEAPIKIFITADVETRAKRRFLEEYGENGTPEQLAEILKDLKDRDQRDINRSASPLKKAENAYLIDTTDSDIEAVFEAAREFVSSKM
- the aroA gene encoding 3-phosphoshikimate 1-carboxyvinyltransferase; amino-acid sequence: MNQLTSSNSGALKGIITVPGDKSISHRSLIMGALAVGESTVTGLLEGEDVLGTAAALRELGADIYKDDKNVWHIHGVGIGGLKQPNKALDMGNSGTGVRLLMGLVATHPITVTFTGDESLCSRPMKRVTIPLTEFGSHFSGNENGTLPITVKGAKMPLPISYKLPVASAQVKSAIMLAGLNTPGITTVIETIPTRDHSERIFKYFGVPIKIDGENIQVTGQSELTPRKMAVPADPSSASFLIVAALIKEGSDILIRNVGINPARTGLFKTLIEMGGDIKFENERQECGEDVADIHVKYSELTGITVPPERAPSMIDEYPVLCIAATYAAGNTVMRGIEELRVKESDRIAIMVKGLKSCGIDVEEHDDGMTVSNSIAKGTIPIKTSLDHRIAMSFLVLGLCAENSVTIDDGSVIETSFPGFVDLMNSVGANIHP